Proteins co-encoded in one Halorussus vallis genomic window:
- a CDS encoding UvrD-helicase domain-containing protein — protein MSQDATDEQVTRLFGGPGSGKTTELLDRVEALLDQEGVGVNDILLVSYTRAAANEVRERLAERRGLNPRSLQGSVCTMHAKAYELLDLSRNDVVGESDKKEFCEDFGLEFEDEYSGAGRRTARSTTLGNKIIATSQWLQRTRRDVADWYDVPFQWNDEEVRLPPDIDENAQEGNKYTPTWPSSDDRFDVPEAIRAWRKYKGDNDLVGFADMLERVKQRSLLPNVDYLVIDEFQDITGLQYDVYEEWKPHMKKVLIAGDDDQVVYAWQGADPELLLEEGGDDVILDTSHRLPSEILKVVQHEVRHIDKRQEKNLSPRKEGGSVEQVDGPSMLDLVRNVRYTVEEHDGTLMILFRARYQMFRFIDEFIDEGIPFRCLTDQRMWTDRLEQYVRAVEQMDEDEPITGLQARRLADMLQESAFGTNDRDELFDAIDERKEEAGVDDLAEIEVEPEFVTDHAPFMPGPASAADMVRKVTSFQKNSMRAYFQNEQYHGMPVDRVRIGTIHSAKGREADHVFVATDLTEKVVEQMAATVDPDEVPDDIEFTSKTDPVPTLTDNERRVFYVGMSRARERLVIMEDLVSGAPTLPIDVLLYNEQNGKGVEDVLETVEGKPAQ, from the coding sequence ATGAGCCAAGACGCGACGGACGAACAAGTCACCCGCCTCTTCGGTGGTCCCGGGAGCGGGAAGACGACCGAACTTCTGGACCGCGTCGAAGCCCTCCTCGACCAGGAGGGCGTCGGCGTCAACGACATTCTGCTGGTTTCGTACACCCGTGCGGCCGCCAACGAGGTCCGCGAGCGACTCGCCGAGCGACGAGGGCTGAACCCCCGGTCGCTCCAGGGGTCGGTCTGTACGATGCACGCGAAGGCCTACGAACTGCTCGACCTCTCGCGAAACGACGTGGTGGGCGAGTCCGACAAGAAGGAGTTTTGTGAGGACTTCGGCCTCGAGTTCGAGGACGAGTACAGCGGCGCGGGCCGCCGGACCGCCCGCTCGACCACGCTCGGCAACAAGATAATCGCCACCAGCCAGTGGCTCCAGCGGACCCGCCGCGACGTCGCCGACTGGTACGACGTCCCCTTCCAGTGGAACGACGAGGAGGTCCGCCTGCCGCCGGACATCGACGAGAACGCCCAGGAGGGCAACAAGTACACCCCGACGTGGCCGAGTTCCGACGACCGCTTCGACGTGCCCGAGGCCATCCGGGCCTGGCGCAAGTACAAGGGCGACAACGACCTCGTGGGCTTCGCCGACATGCTCGAACGGGTCAAGCAGCGATCGCTGCTGCCGAACGTCGACTACCTCGTCATCGACGAGTTCCAGGACATCACCGGCCTCCAGTACGACGTCTACGAGGAGTGGAAGCCCCACATGAAGAAGGTCCTCATCGCGGGCGACGACGACCAGGTCGTCTACGCCTGGCAGGGCGCCGACCCCGAACTCCTGCTTGAGGAGGGCGGCGACGACGTCATCCTCGACACCTCCCACCGTCTCCCGTCGGAGATTCTGAAGGTTGTCCAGCACGAGGTCCGCCACATCGACAAGCGCCAGGAGAAGAACCTCTCGCCCCGCAAGGAGGGCGGGTCCGTCGAACAGGTCGACGGTCCCTCGATGCTCGACCTGGTCCGGAACGTCCGCTACACCGTCGAGGAGCACGACGGCACGCTGATGATCCTGTTCCGGGCACGCTACCAGATGTTCCGGTTCATCGACGAGTTCATCGACGAGGGCATCCCCTTCCGGTGTCTGACCGACCAGCGGATGTGGACCGACCGCCTCGAACAGTACGTCCGGGCGGTCGAGCAGATGGACGAAGACGAACCCATCACGGGCCTGCAGGCCCGCCGCCTCGCCGACATGCTCCAGGAGTCGGCGTTCGGCACGAACGACCGCGACGAACTCTTCGACGCCATCGACGAGCGCAAGGAGGAGGCGGGCGTCGACGACCTCGCCGAGATCGAGGTCGAACCCGAGTTCGTCACCGACCACGCGCCGTTCATGCCCGGCCCGGCCTCGGCCGCCGACATGGTCCGGAAGGTCACCAGTTTCCAGAAGAACTCGATGCGGGCGTACTTCCAGAACGAGCAGTACCACGGCATGCCCGTCGACCGGGTCCGCATCGGCACCATCCACTCCGCGAAGGGTCGTGAGGCCGACCACGTGTTCGTCGCCACCGACCTCACCGAGAAAGTGGTCGAGCAGATGGCCGCGACGGTCGACCCCGACGAGGTGCCCGACGACATCGAATTCACCTCCAAGACCGACCCCGTGCCGACGCTGACCGACAACGAGCGCCGGGTGTTCTACGTCGGGATGTCGCGGGCCCGCGAGCGCCTCGTCATCATGGAGGACCTCGTGAGCGGCGCGCCGACGCTCCCCATCGACGTGCTGCTCTACAACGAGCAGAACGGCAAGGGCGTCGAGGACGTGCTGGAGACGGTCGAGGGTAAGCCGGCCCAGTAG
- a CDS encoding DUF7563 family protein — protein sequence MPECQNCGSFVTRAYARVFTPRGIENPRVCPECEDKIRDGSDIRKARSPRNNS from the coding sequence ATGCCAGAGTGTCAGAACTGCGGCTCCTTCGTGACCCGTGCGTACGCGCGAGTGTTCACCCCGAGAGGCATCGAGAACCCGCGAGTGTGTCCCGAGTGCGAGGACAAGATACGGGACGGGAGCGACATCCGCAAGGCCCGGTCGCCGCGCAACAACTCGTAG
- a CDS encoding DMT family transporter → MALSLALSPLAFGTRLGFAPQSSVPLDVLALALIPAVLWGASPIVSKRGMAAGGSSLQASLVVVVVDSTLYWVALFALHGANPLAGLSPSTLGLFAFAGLVGTSLGRLATFTGVDRVGASVNSAGVSTRPLFATALAAVLLGESVTTATVVGVLVLVGGLVVLALAKGGDVSGWEPRELLFPLAAACAFAVGNVVRRFGLTTTDASTLQAVTVNETAALVGLVGYALAKNRRDVLDAPKRTYGFFALSGTLTAFALLSLFEALDRGSVALVDPLAGTAPLFTTVFAAAFLRGLERVTRGVVAGAALVVVGAGVITAL, encoded by the coding sequence ATGGCCCTCTCGCTCGCGCTCTCGCCGCTCGCGTTCGGGACCCGCCTCGGTTTCGCTCCGCAATCCTCGGTTCCGCTCGACGTCCTCGCGCTGGCGCTGATTCCGGCGGTGCTCTGGGGGGCGAGTCCCATCGTCTCCAAGCGCGGCATGGCCGCCGGCGGTTCGTCACTCCAGGCGTCGCTGGTGGTCGTCGTGGTCGACAGCACGCTCTACTGGGTCGCGCTGTTCGCGCTCCACGGCGCGAACCCGCTCGCCGGACTGTCGCCGTCGACGCTCGGTCTGTTCGCGTTCGCGGGGCTGGTCGGCACGTCGCTCGGCCGCCTCGCGACGTTCACCGGCGTCGACAGGGTCGGCGCGAGCGTCAACAGCGCGGGCGTCAGCACCCGGCCGCTGTTCGCCACCGCGCTCGCGGCGGTCTTGCTGGGCGAGTCGGTGACGACCGCGACGGTGGTCGGCGTGCTCGTGCTGGTCGGCGGCCTGGTCGTGCTGGCGCTGGCGAAGGGCGGCGACGTCTCGGGGTGGGAACCCCGAGAACTGCTCTTCCCGCTCGCGGCCGCCTGCGCGTTCGCGGTGGGCAACGTCGTCCGGCGGTTCGGGCTGACCACCACCGACGCCTCCACGCTCCAGGCTGTGACGGTCAACGAGACGGCGGCGCTGGTCGGCCTGGTCGGCTACGCGCTGGCGAAGAACCGCCGAGACGTTCTCGACGCGCCGAAACGGACCTACGGCTTCTTCGCGCTCAGCGGGACGCTGACCGCGTTCGCGCTCCTCTCGCTGTTCGAGGCGCTGGACCGGGGGTCGGTCGCGCTGGTCGACCCGCTGGCGGGGACCGCGCCGCTGTTCACGACGGTGTTCGCGGCGGCGTTCCTCCGGGGCTTGGAGCGGGTCACGCGCGGGGTCGTCGCGGGCGCGGCGCTGGTCGTCGTCGGCGCGGGCGTCATCACCGCGCTATAA
- a CDS encoding HVO_0416 family zinc finger protein: MATAPTGDDDLFDEFLSDRGHETEVVGWEQDYNKKRCPECSGLHDTSATECTVCGWQPEA; encoded by the coding sequence ATGGCGACCGCACCAACCGGAGACGACGACCTCTTCGACGAGTTCCTGTCCGACCGCGGCCACGAAACCGAAGTCGTAGGTTGGGAGCAGGACTACAACAAGAAGCGGTGTCCGGAGTGCAGCGGACTCCACGATACGTCCGCGACCGAATGCACAGTCTGCGGCTGGCAACCGGAAGCGTAG
- a CDS encoding YqjF family protein, protein MVVPLHMGWRHVLFANWSMDPSIVAPHVPDAVTLDTYDGRAWLSVLPFVNVDVRPYWLPAGNGVRVPEVNLRTYVTVEGRPAIYFFNLDAGDPFTVLGARLTHFLPYYFAEMDVDAETDNDGADGDQVRFESRRRHPGDRPAHFAATYGPDGERFLAERGSLAAFLTERHRLYTESPDGTLRYADAHHRRWPLHPAAVSVEENTLFRANAFETPDADPVCYYSPGVETVVSRNRRAE, encoded by the coding sequence ATGGTCGTTCCGCTCCACATGGGCTGGCGTCACGTCCTGTTCGCCAACTGGTCGATGGACCCGAGCATCGTCGCTCCGCACGTGCCGGACGCTGTGACCCTCGACACCTACGACGGTCGGGCGTGGCTGTCGGTACTCCCGTTCGTCAACGTCGACGTGCGCCCGTACTGGCTCCCGGCCGGGAACGGCGTCAGGGTGCCGGAGGTGAACCTCCGGACCTACGTCACCGTCGAGGGACGGCCGGCCATCTACTTCTTCAACCTCGATGCGGGCGACCCGTTCACCGTGCTCGGGGCGCGGCTGACCCACTTCCTACCGTACTACTTCGCCGAGATGGACGTCGACGCCGAAACTGACAATGATGGCGCCGACGGCGACCAAGTTCGCTTCGAGAGCAGGCGTCGCCACCCCGGCGACCGGCCCGCCCATTTCGCCGCGACGTACGGCCCCGACGGCGAGCGGTTTCTGGCCGAACGCGGTTCGCTGGCGGCGTTCCTCACGGAACGCCACCGCCTCTACACCGAGTCGCCCGACGGGACGCTCCGGTACGCCGACGCCCACCATAGGCGCTGGCCGCTCCACCCCGCGGCGGTCTCCGTCGAGGAGAACACCCTCTTCCGGGCGAACGCGTTCGAGACGCCCGACGCCGACCCGGTCTGTTACTACAGTCCGGGCGTCGAGACGGTCGTCTCCCGGAATCGGCGCGCGGAGTGA
- a CDS encoding RDD family protein produces MRRSTRSDDIELATVRRRVGAYLLDVLVVGGGVVAAAPRLGRTRRERSLLVGVLGLVVANLYHVLLEGVLGRTVGKAAVGVRVATTDGGRCTVRAATIRTLFRFVDWLPAGYLAGFVSIALTERRRRLGDLAAGTVVLRTEDD; encoded by the coding sequence ATGAGACGGTCGACACGCTCGGACGACATCGAACTCGCGACCGTCCGCCGGCGCGTCGGCGCGTACCTCCTCGACGTGCTCGTCGTCGGCGGTGGCGTGGTCGCCGCCGCGCCCCGCCTCGGACGCACGCGGCGCGAGCGGTCGCTACTCGTCGGCGTCCTCGGACTCGTCGTCGCCAACCTCTACCACGTCCTGCTCGAAGGAGTCCTCGGTCGGACCGTCGGCAAGGCGGCCGTCGGCGTCCGCGTCGCGACGACCGACGGCGGTCGTTGCACCGTCCGCGCCGCGACGATTCGGACGCTGTTCCGGTTCGTCGACTGGCTCCCGGCGGGCTATCTCGCCGGCTTCGTCAGCATCGCGCTCACGGAGCGCCGGCGGCGACTGGGCGACCTCGCGGCGGGCACCGTGGTCCTCAGAACCGAGGACGACTGA
- a CDS encoding outer membrane protein assembly factor BamB family protein codes for MPSRRSSPFASDSAVSRRAVVAALGAATTALSGCSAIADDVSVSGPDDPPKPGVDDLPEPGEHVYGADGEWSSFGCNASNTRTVADGKAPVDGVTERWRAEVSGFTRREPVVSGGRVYQPVGDRLDVYAAADGTKLWSKEQVHEPPLVRGETAYVGVRNRLLALDPKTGEAKWERTFGRNASVKSPSTYGGDWLYVPVDETVHRIDPKTGETDWSRRLFGELLGSPAIFMGHYVALATKAGKLYLLGPDGTGAAEWNLDSTPRVPPTVDADRVYVSCLDGNIYGFLPRNESNGKTDWQVQIGWADGGLAVQKYVYAAGTSGLHAIDPRKGERVWKQDVGDWNLTAPALGRDTLFVGGDKLYAFDPTPGSNPLTPGPAKRFEKSFHGRVGPGPVLDDGTLYVVAQTGESAYHLFALE; via the coding sequence ATGCCCTCCAGACGCTCCTCCCCCTTTGCTTCTGACTCCGCAGTCTCCCGGCGCGCGGTGGTCGCCGCGCTCGGCGCGGCGACCACCGCGCTCTCGGGATGTTCGGCGATAGCCGACGACGTGTCGGTATCCGGCCCCGACGACCCGCCCAAGCCCGGCGTCGACGACCTTCCAGAGCCCGGCGAGCACGTCTACGGCGCCGACGGCGAGTGGTCGAGTTTCGGCTGTAACGCCAGCAACACCCGCACCGTCGCCGACGGGAAAGCGCCGGTCGACGGCGTGACCGAGCGCTGGCGCGCCGAGGTTTCGGGGTTCACCCGGCGAGAGCCGGTCGTCTCCGGCGGTCGGGTGTACCAGCCGGTGGGCGACCGACTGGACGTGTACGCCGCCGCCGACGGGACGAAACTGTGGTCGAAGGAGCAGGTGCACGAACCCCCGCTCGTCCGCGGCGAGACGGCGTACGTCGGCGTGAGGAATCGCCTGCTCGCGCTCGACCCGAAGACCGGCGAGGCGAAGTGGGAGCGGACCTTCGGCCGGAACGCGTCGGTGAAGTCGCCGTCGACGTACGGCGGCGACTGGCTCTACGTTCCGGTCGACGAGACGGTACACCGGATCGACCCCAAGACGGGCGAAACCGACTGGTCGCGCCGGCTGTTCGGCGAACTCCTCGGTTCGCCCGCAATTTTCATGGGTCACTACGTCGCACTCGCGACGAAGGCCGGTAAGCTCTACCTGCTCGGCCCGGACGGCACCGGCGCGGCCGAGTGGAACCTCGACTCAACGCCGCGAGTGCCGCCGACCGTCGACGCCGACCGCGTCTACGTCAGTTGCCTCGACGGGAACATCTACGGCTTCCTCCCGAGGAACGAATCGAACGGGAAGACGGACTGGCAGGTCCAAATCGGCTGGGCCGACGGGGGACTCGCGGTCCAGAAGTACGTCTACGCGGCGGGGACCAGCGGTCTGCACGCCATCGACCCCCGGAAGGGCGAGCGCGTCTGGAAGCAGGACGTCGGCGACTGGAACCTGACCGCGCCGGCGCTCGGCCGGGACACGCTGTTCGTCGGCGGCGACAAACTGTACGCCTTCGACCCGACGCCGGGGTCGAATCCGCTGACGCCCGGACCTGCCAAGCGGTTCGAGAAGTCCTTCCACGGCCGGGTCGGTCCCGGTCCGGTGCTGGACGACGGCACTCTCTACGTGGTCGCCCAGACCGGCGAGTCGGCCTATCACCTCTTCGCACTGGAGTGA
- a CDS encoding carboxypeptidase M32, translating into MADAYDDLLDRYERLSYLQDGAGVLYWDQQVAMPEGGTPARSEQLATLSSLGHEQLTDDETGRLLDAAEAEDPDDERAAVLREIRREYDRATDVPGDLVAELARLQSEAQDDWREAKANDDFGAFEPTLERLVDLHVERVEHIDDSRDPYEVMFEDSEPSLELSTVERIFEELKEGLVPLIEEISAADEIPEVFSGRFDAERQRDLSEDALDLLGYDWDRGRLDTAPHPFMSGTQFDARITTRFNEDDPVDALTATIHEFGHAAYGLGLRRDTYGSPLGKPRSSGVHESQSRFWENHVGRTREFWELFLPTFREHFPEKLEGVTPEEAYRAANRVRDDNLIRVEADELTYHMHIILRSEIEREFVSGDLAISEIPSAWNDKMERYLGVRPDTDSAGCLQDIHWTSGFARFQNYTVGSVLAAQLWATIEEELDDPRGLIRDGDFAPIREWLTEHVHRPGRRYETDELIRRATGEDLTADYFLDYAEEKFGEIYGL; encoded by the coding sequence ATGGCAGACGCCTACGACGACCTCCTCGACCGCTACGAGCGACTCAGCTACCTGCAGGACGGCGCCGGCGTCCTCTACTGGGATCAGCAGGTGGCGATGCCCGAGGGCGGCACGCCCGCCCGGTCCGAGCAGTTGGCCACGCTGTCGAGCCTCGGCCACGAGCAGTTGACCGACGACGAAACCGGCCGCCTGCTCGACGCCGCCGAGGCCGAGGACCCGGACGACGAGCGGGCGGCGGTCCTCCGGGAGATCCGCCGCGAGTACGACCGCGCGACCGACGTGCCGGGCGACCTGGTCGCGGAACTCGCGCGCCTCCAGTCGGAAGCCCAGGACGACTGGCGGGAGGCGAAGGCCAACGACGACTTCGGGGCGTTCGAACCGACCCTCGAACGGCTGGTCGACCTCCACGTCGAGCGCGTCGAACACATCGACGACTCCCGGGACCCCTACGAGGTGATGTTCGAGGACAGCGAGCCGTCCCTCGAACTCTCGACGGTCGAGCGCATCTTCGAGGAGTTGAAGGAGGGACTGGTCCCGCTCATCGAGGAGATCTCGGCGGCCGACGAGATTCCGGAAGTCTTCTCGGGGCGCTTCGACGCCGAGCGCCAGCGCGATCTCTCGGAGGACGCCCTGGACCTGCTGGGCTACGACTGGGACCGCGGCCGCCTCGACACCGCGCCCCACCCGTTCATGTCGGGCACCCAGTTCGACGCCCGCATCACGACGCGGTTCAACGAGGACGACCCCGTCGACGCGCTGACCGCGACCATCCACGAGTTCGGCCACGCGGCCTACGGGCTCGGCCTCCGACGGGACACTTACGGATCGCCACTCGGCAAACCCCGGTCGTCGGGCGTCCACGAGTCCCAGTCGCGCTTCTGGGAGAACCACGTCGGTCGGACCCGGGAGTTCTGGGAGCTGTTCCTGCCGACGTTCCGCGAGCACTTCCCCGAGAAACTGGAAGGCGTCACCCCCGAGGAGGCCTACCGGGCCGCCAACCGGGTGCGCGACGACAACCTGATTCGGGTCGAGGCCGACGAACTCACCTACCACATGCACATCATCCTGCGCTCGGAGATAGAGCGGGAGTTCGTCTCGGGCGACCTCGCGATTTCGGAGATACCGAGCGCGTGGAACGACAAGATGGAGCGGTACCTCGGAGTCCGCCCCGACACCGACAGCGCGGGCTGTCTCCAGGACATCCACTGGACCAGCGGTTTCGCGCGCTTCCAGAACTACACGGTCGGCAGCGTGCTGGCCGCACAGCTCTGGGCGACCATCGAGGAGGAACTCGACGACCCGCGGGGGCTGATTCGGGACGGCGACTTCGCGCCCATTCGGGAGTGGCTGACCGAGCACGTCCACCGGCCGGGCCGGCGGTACGAAACCGACGAACTGATTCGGCGGGCGACCGGCGAGGACCTCACCGCCGACTACTTCCTCGACTACGCCGAGGAGAAGTTCGGGGAGATATACGGGCTGTAG
- a CDS encoding glycoside hydrolase family 5 protein, giving the protein MVKPSTRRRFLTAGVAGSLASIAGCSAIAPNSQTTSSSEPTSPAGTTVQYDLGSADYAQNLGVVDVRGAIYLPARAFNFYQQWANYDRKVIERDLGYATKVNLNAIRTWSSFELWHEDPQKLEKRLDHFLSAAEERGLKVLMGLFDFAGAEPTKKRLHNTNPQTATGVRSPSSKVMRRKSRWGEPRKYVKWFMERYGDDDRLLAIEAMNEPGWRGYVMNFAKSMFRTMKQMKGSVPLTVGSTSMANNADYLDWGCDALQFHYNFAENREVYREMLQSNKNVADELDVPVYLSEWQRIRSATGFNSEPPGHQKVPNYASVAPLIHQAGFGNFFWSLMLQPAFVPAQRKFGILNGLFHEDGAVWSLRDAKAIMAMSGEVDVSGLEERQQWPQWASGVKNRT; this is encoded by the coding sequence ATGGTCAAGCCCTCTACCCGGCGCCGGTTCCTCACCGCGGGCGTCGCGGGGAGTCTCGCGTCGATAGCCGGGTGTTCCGCCATCGCGCCGAACTCGCAGACGACCAGTTCGAGCGAACCGACGTCGCCGGCGGGAACGACCGTCCAGTACGACCTCGGCTCCGCCGACTACGCACAGAACCTCGGCGTCGTCGACGTCCGGGGCGCCATCTACCTACCCGCGCGGGCGTTCAACTTCTACCAGCAGTGGGCGAACTACGACCGCAAGGTGATAGAGCGCGACCTCGGCTACGCGACGAAGGTGAACCTCAACGCCATCCGGACGTGGTCTAGCTTCGAACTCTGGCACGAGGACCCCCAGAAGCTCGAAAAGCGCCTCGACCACTTCCTCTCGGCCGCCGAGGAGCGCGGGCTGAAGGTGCTGATGGGTCTGTTCGACTTCGCGGGCGCCGAACCGACGAAGAAGCGCCTGCACAACACGAACCCGCAGACGGCGACGGGGGTCCGGTCGCCCTCCTCGAAGGTCATGCGACGGAAGTCGCGGTGGGGCGAACCCCGGAAGTACGTGAAGTGGTTCATGGAGCGGTACGGCGACGACGACCGCCTGCTGGCCATCGAGGCGATGAACGAACCCGGATGGCGGGGCTACGTGATGAACTTCGCCAAGAGCATGTTCCGGACGATGAAGCAGATGAAGGGGTCGGTGCCGCTGACGGTGGGGTCGACCAGCATGGCCAACAACGCCGACTACCTCGACTGGGGTTGCGACGCGCTCCAGTTCCACTACAACTTCGCGGAGAACCGCGAGGTCTACCGGGAGATGCTCCAATCCAACAAGAACGTCGCCGACGAACTCGACGTTCCGGTGTACCTCTCGGAGTGGCAGCGCATCCGGTCTGCGACCGGGTTCAACTCCGAACCCCCCGGGCACCAGAAGGTGCCCAACTACGCGTCGGTCGCGCCGCTGATACACCAGGCCGGGTTCGGCAACTTCTTCTGGTCGCTGATGCTCCAGCCGGCGTTCGTGCCCGCCCAGCGCAAGTTCGGTATCCTGAACGGCCTTTTCCACGAGGACGGCGCGGTGTGGAGTCTGCGCGACGCCAAGGCCATCATGGCGATGTCGGGCGAGGTCGACGTCAGCGGCCTCGAAGAGCGCCAGCAGTGGCCCCAGTGGGCGTCGGGGGTCAAGAACAGAACCTGA
- a CDS encoding carboxypeptidase M32 has protein sequence MASEAAADEASDAYEAFVQKVQRLSNIAQAGGVLGWDQEVMMPEGGTPARSQQRSTLSTLSHELLTSDEMADLLDELEAEDLDAEREAVVREIRRKHDRAAKVPEELVKEISEVSSEAMPVWKEAREEDDFETFAPTLEKLVELKREYAEHIDPDRDPYEVLFEDYEPYLGIEKAEEVLQRLRDELVPLVEAVRESDADLATDTFEGEYDVDTQEELARDVLDTLGYDWDHGRLDTAPHPFSTGNQFDARVTTRFNEEDPLGALMSTIHEFGHATYTLGLPREDYGTPLGESRDMTVHESQSRLWENHVGRSAPFWERFLPTMRERFPEKLEDASVEDVYEAANQVYEDNLIRVEADELTYHMHIVVRFEIERDLIRGDLDVEDVPEVWNDKYEEYLGVRPDTDADGCLQDIHWSHGDFGYFPTYSLGSVLAAQLYDSIQDDVEDIDEKIAEGDFEPLHDWLTENVHRHGSRYTTDDLIERATGEEYTADHFLDYAKAKYGDLYELDEYQ, from the coding sequence ATGGCAAGCGAAGCCGCCGCGGACGAGGCGTCAGACGCGTACGAGGCGTTCGTGCAGAAGGTGCAGCGACTCTCGAACATCGCCCAGGCCGGGGGCGTGCTCGGGTGGGACCAGGAGGTCATGATGCCCGAGGGCGGCACGCCCGCCCGGTCCCAACAGCGCTCGACGCTCTCGACGCTGAGCCACGAACTGCTCACGTCCGACGAGATGGCCGACCTGCTCGACGAACTCGAAGCCGAGGACCTGGACGCCGAGCGCGAGGCGGTCGTCCGCGAGATTCGCCGCAAGCACGACCGGGCGGCGAAGGTGCCCGAGGAGCTCGTGAAGGAAATCTCGGAGGTCTCCTCGGAGGCGATGCCGGTCTGGAAGGAGGCCCGCGAGGAGGACGACTTCGAGACGTTCGCGCCCACGCTCGAGAAGTTGGTCGAACTCAAGCGCGAGTACGCCGAGCACATCGACCCCGACCGCGACCCCTACGAGGTGCTGTTCGAGGACTACGAGCCGTACCTCGGCATCGAGAAGGCCGAGGAAGTGCTCCAACGGCTCCGCGACGAACTCGTCCCGCTGGTCGAGGCGGTCCGGGAGTCGGACGCCGACCTCGCCACCGACACCTTCGAAGGCGAGTACGACGTCGACACCCAGGAGGAACTGGCCCGCGACGTGCTCGACACGCTGGGCTACGACTGGGACCACGGCCGCCTCGACACTGCGCCCCACCCGTTCTCGACTGGCAACCAGTTCGACGCCCGGGTCACCACGCGGTTCAACGAGGAGGACCCGCTGGGCGCGCTGATGAGCACCATCCACGAGTTCGGCCACGCGACCTACACGCTCGGCCTGCCCCGCGAGGACTACGGCACGCCGCTGGGCGAGTCCCGCGACATGACCGTCCACGAGTCCCAGTCGCGCCTCTGGGAGAACCACGTCGGGCGCTCGGCGCCATTCTGGGAGCGGTTCCTGCCGACGATGCGCGAGCGGTTCCCCGAAAAGCTCGAGGACGCCTCGGTCGAGGACGTCTACGAGGCCGCCAACCAGGTGTACGAGGACAATCTGATTCGGGTCGAGGCGGACGAACTCACCTACCACATGCACATCGTGGTCCGGTTCGAAATCGAGCGCGACCTCATCCGGGGCGACCTCGACGTCGAGGACGTGCCGGAGGTCTGGAACGACAAGTACGAAGAGTACCTCGGCGTGCGCCCCGACACCGACGCCGACGGCTGTCTGCAGGACATCCACTGGAGCCACGGCGACTTCGGCTACTTCCCGACCTACTCGCTGGGGAGCGTGCTGGCCGCACAGCTCTACGACAGCATCCAGGACGACGTCGAGGACATCGACGAGAAGATCGCCGAGGGCGACTTCGAACCGCTCCACGACTGGCTGACCGAGAACGTCCACCGGCACGGCAGTCGGTACACCACCGACGACCTCATCGAGCGGGCGACCGGCGAGGAGTACACCGCCGACCACTTCCTCGACTACGCGAAGGCCAAGTACGGCGACCTGTACGAACTCGACGAGTACCAGTAA